The following nucleotide sequence is from Paroedura picta isolate Pp20150507F chromosome 1, Ppicta_v3.0, whole genome shotgun sequence.
ATGTCATAAACACTGGCCAGCCATGGCTGTGCAAAGCGCCTTCTGCTGCAAACTGGTGAAACAGGTTTCCCCAAATATTACTACAGTGGAGTGAGGGCGCTTCTGAAGCTGCCAGACAATATAGATTTCTAAATAAAAACAAGATTCTTGACTGGAAAACAAAAAATATCCTTAAAAGTAACTGTAAGAAGTAGGTATGACCTTTCTTCCCAGCACAAATGCAAAAATCTGGTGCTGGGCAAAGAATTCAACATGAAGATtcatctttcttctccccacacccaATAAAAACAAGGCTCTAGTCCTTAGGAATACACAAgattaaaaaagtaaaatactgCATGTAAGAGAAAGGCTGAGCAGTGGTGGGGCCTCATTGCTTTCCACCTCCCAGGAACAAACAAAAGGTTAAGACATTTTCATTGACTGCAGAATAGAGCTAGTTGTAAAATGTACAAGGAGATGTAGCCTGGGATTCTCTCACTGTACTTAACTGGCTACTGACCCTGCTGGGAAATGCTTCCTCTTCTAACCGCCCTTCCCTTGCCAAAGAGACACAAACCACGACGTCTTGCCTACCTATAATGATTGGGAAAGTGGCAAACACCCCACAGCGAAGCGTGTAAACCAAACGGGCGCTCACGGTGGGCATCAGCGGGGCGTCAAAGGGCAGGAAGACAAAGGCGCCATAAATCAGGCAAGGGAAAATGAGCGTGGCCCCAATCATGGAGGCCACGGCCTTCAGGCTGGCAGAGTTACAGTCGCGGCACAGGAGGCATTGCATCCTCTCGGAGAAGGACTTGGCCTGCTCCCCGTCGCAGCTGGGCAAGTCGTCAAAGTGTGCCGAATACCCACgagcgaggaaattctctttctCGGGGTCACCCTTCTCCTTTTCGCAGAGCACTATTTCCTCTCTGTCTTCCTGTTGTTTCCTCTTCTTTTCATCCCCCGTTGGGGTGTGTTCGATGCAACAGGGGTCGATGGGGACAAAGACGTGAGCTGCCACGTCAGGCATTCCGTTGCTATCCCCATCCTCATCCCAGGTGGCGGGGGCTTTGTAGAAGGCCTCGTCATCCACAGCAGGCCCCGCATTGGCATCTTCTCTGCTCCCCTCAGGGCTATGCCTCATGTCGCTCTTGGAGACTTCGAGCGCTGCAGTCTCACAACTGGGACCGTGACACCCATCGCTCCAACGCAGAGTTGCCTCAGGATCCTCCGAACTCTGCTCCTGAGGGTATCTTTGGTTCGCCTTGTCCCTGGGCAAGTCCTTCCCCAGCACCACCAACGCCACCTCCTCAGAAGGTGTCACAGAACTGACAGATGCCATTTTAGGTCTCCAGCCCTTTTCGGAACTGTTCCGACCTCTGTCGAAAAGGTTTATCGAGCTAGATGTCCATGCCTGTGGGCTCTTCTTAACTCACCAACAAGGTGCTTCAGGAGGGCAAAATACCTCTGTGTAGATTTGGGAAGCAGAGGGGGTCGTCTGTGGAAAGTTTAGGCGGCGGGCCATCTCATTTTCTCTGGAGCAGTCCTTCTTCTAGAAAAGGGATGGAAAAGCACACAGAAGCTTTTAACGACAGGCAGGCATAAGATGACGTCAACGAGATTCTGTAAACTAGAAGGACTCTGAGTGAAGCCAACCTTCCTGCAAGCGAGGAAAACACACGGccacttcccccacccacccacccacccaccca
It contains:
- the TMEM79 gene encoding transmembrane protein 79, whose product is MASVSSVTPSEEVALVVLGKDLPRDKANQRYPQEQSSEDPEATLRWSDGCHGPSCETAALEVSKSDMRHSPEGSREDANAGPAVDDEAFYKAPATWDEDGDSNGMPDVAAHVFVPIDPCCIEHTPTGDEKKRKQQEDREEIVLCEKEKGDPEKENFLARGYSAHFDDLPSCDGEQAKSFSERMQCLLCRDCNSASLKAVASMIGATLIFPCLIYGAFVFLPFDAPLMPTVSARLVYTLRCGVFATFPIIIGMVVYGVSRLCFSSLQPFGELRREVEIHRHYVSQSVHLFILYFFNIAVLSTYLPQEGLKLIPLLTGLFALSRLLYWLAYAMGRSFRGFGFGLTFLPLVAMLLFNLYSMFLLDSESMFAVGGNSEETPLEKEKELAGSKPRYWG